From Brassica oleracea var. oleracea cultivar TO1000 chromosome C3, BOL, whole genome shotgun sequence, a single genomic window includes:
- the LOC106335868 gene encoding ribonucleoside-diphosphate reductase large subunit-like, with protein MYVVKRDGRQETVHFDKITARLKKLSYGLSVDHCDPVLVSQKVCAGVYKGVTTTQLDELAAETAAAMTANHPDYASLAARIAVSNLHKNTKKSFSETIKDMYNHVNERSGLAAPLIADDVFEIIMKNATRLDSEIIYDRDFEYDYFGFKTLERSYLLKVHGKVVERPQHMLMRVSVGIHKEDIDSAIKTYHLMSQRWFTHASPTLFNSGTPRAQLSSCFLICMKDDSIEGIYDTLKECAVISKSAGGIGVSVHNIRATGSYIRGTNGTSNGILPMLRVFNDTARYVDQGGGKRKGAFAVYLEPWHADIFEFLELRKNHGKEEHRARDLFYGLWIPDLFMERVQSDGQWSLFCPNEAPGLADCWGTDFERLYTQYEKEGKAKKVVQAQQLWYEILTSQVETGTPYMLFKDSCNRKSNQQNLGTIKSSNLCTEIIEYTSPTETAVCNLASIALPRFVREKDVPLDSHPSKIVGSLGSKNRYFDFDKLAEVTATVTVNLNKIIDVNHYPVETAKTSNMRHRPIGIGVQGLADAFILLGMPFDSPEAQQLNKDIFETIYYHALKSSSEIATKEGTYETYQGSPVSKGILQPDMWNVTPSDRWDWAALRDMISKNGIRNSLLVAPMPTASTSQILGNNECFEPYTSNIYSRRVLSGEFVVVNKHLLHDLTDMGLWSPTLKNKIIYENGSVINVPEIPDELKAIYRTVWEIKQRTVVDMAVDRGCFIDQSQSLNIHMDKPNFAKLTSLHFHTWKKGLKTGMYYLRSRAAADAIKFTVDTAMLKEKPDVSKEDEGTEEDNETKMAQMVCSLTNREDCLSCGS; from the exons ATGTACGTTGTGAAGCGTGACGGGAGGCAGGAGACTGTCCACTTCGACAAGATCACCGCGCGTCTCAAGAAGCTTAGCTATGGCCTCAGCGTTGACCACTGCGACCCTGTCCTCGTCTCCCAGAAAGTCTGCGCCGGTGTCTACAAAGGCGTCACCACCACTCAACTCGACGAGCTAGCCGCCGAGACCGCCGCTGCTATGACCGCCAATCATCCTGATTACGCCTCC TTGGCTGCAAGGATTGCTGTCTCTAATCTCCACAAGAACACTAAGAAGTCGTTTTCCGAGAC GATTAAGGACATGTACAATCATGTCAATGAGAGATCTGGACTTGCTGCTCCTCTAATTGCTGATGATGTGTTTGAGATCATTATGAAG AATGCTACACGTCTAGACAGTGAAATCATTTATGATCGTGATTTTGAATACGACTACTTTGGGTTCAAAACTCTTGAGAGATCATACCTCTTAAAAGTCCATGGGAAAGTGGTTGAGAGACCTCAGCACATGCTCATGAGGGTTTCTGTTGGCATTCACAAAGAAGATATTGATTCCGCAATCAAAACTTACCATTTAATGTCTCAGCGATGGTTTACTCATGCTTCTCCGACTCTCTTCAATTCAGGAACTCCAAGGGCTCAG CTAAGCAGTTGCTTCCTGATCTGCATGAAGGATGATAGCATCGAGGGAATATATGATACCTTGAAAGAGTGTGCTGTTATAAGTAAATCAGCTGGGGGTATCGGTGTTTCAGTTCACAACATCCGTGCAACTGGAAGTTACATTCGTGGCACAAATGGAACATCTAATGGTATTCTTCCAATGCTGCGTGTTTTCAATGATACTGCTCGCTACGTTGACCAAGGAGGAGGCAAGAGAAAGG GAGCCTTCGCTGTATATCTGGAGCCATGGCATGCTGACATTTTTGAGTTTCTGGAACTCCGGAAGAATCATGGGAAG GAAGAACACAGGGCTAGAGACTTGTTTTACGGTCTTTGGATACCGGATCTTTTCATGGAAAGGGTCCAGAGTGATGGGCAGTGGTCACTCTTCTGTCCTAACGAAGCTCCAGGTCTAGCAGATTGTTGGGGTACAGATTTTGAGAGATTGTACACTCAGTATGAAAAAGAG GGTAAGGCTAAGAAAGTTGTCCAGGCACAGCAGCTCTGGTACGAAATCTTGACATCCCAAGTAGAAACAGGGACACCATACATGCTCTTCAAG GATTCATGTAACAGGAAAAGCAACCAGCAAAATCTGGGGACCATAAAATCTTCTAATTTATGCACTGAAATCATCGAATACACAAGTCCAACAGAGACTGCTGTGTGCAATCTTGCATCTATTGCTTTACCCCGGTTCGTCAGGGAGAAG GATGTCCCCTTGGACTCACATCCATCGAAGATCGTAGGCAGTTTGGGCTCAAAGAATCGTTACTTTGATTTTGACAAGCTAGCAGAG GTGACTGCAACCGTTACTGTAAATCTCAATAAGATTATTGATGTGAATCACTATCCTGTGGAGACCGCCAAAACTTCAAACATGCGTCATAGGCCTATCGGTATTGGTGTACAGGGTCTTGCCGATGCATTTATCCTTCTCGGAATGCCATTTGATTCCCCAGAG GCTCAACAACTGAACAAAGACATATTTGAAACCATATACTACCATGCGCTCAAGTCATCTTCAGAGATTGCTACTAAGGAAGGTACATACGAGACATACCAAGGAAGTCCTGTGAGTAAG GGTATTCTTCAACCTGACATGTGGAATGTAACTCCTTCTGACCGCTGGGACTGGGCTGCTCTCAGGGATATGATATCAAAGAATGGAATTCGAAATTCTCTTCTAGTAGCACCAATGCCAACTGCTTCAACCAGCCAGATTCTTGGGAACAATGAATGCTTTGAACCGTATACCTCAAATATTTATAGTCGCAGAGTCTTGAG TGGTGAGTTTGTAGTTGTGAACAAGCATCTTCTCCACGACTTGACTGATATGGGACTCTGGTCTCCTACTCTGAAAAATAAGATAATATATGAGAATGGTTCTGTTATTAACGTCCCGGAGATTCCTGATGAGTTAAAAGCAATTTACAG GACTGTTTGGGAGATTAAGCAGAGAACAGTGGTTGATATGGCAGTTGATCGTGGATGCTTTATAGATCAAAGCCAAAGTTTGAATATACACATGGACAAACCCAACTTTGCGAAACTCACTTCCTTACACTTCCACACTTGGAAAAAG GGTTTGAAAACGGGAATGTACTACTTGCGATCACGTGCTGCAGCCGATGCGATAAAGTTTACAGTAGACACAGCAATGCTAAAG GAGAAGCCAGATGTAAGCAAAGAAGATGAAGGAACAGAAGAAGACAATGAGACGAAGATGGCACAGATGGTTTGCTCTTTGACAAACCGTGAGGACTGTCTCTCTTGTGGAAGTTAA
- the LOC106330925 gene encoding uncharacterized protein LOC106330925 — translation MGVDLDDIKPSSGTLTGFNGSSETILGTIRFPVRACGVTRTVKFAVISTKAPYHAILGTPWIHSMLAIPSTYHQCVKFPGTDGKIKTLQGDQKAARELLVATVKLQRLSLSVNSVTPPTYKVCSHEGKILELPIDDADPSRTARVDMKGIDPAITTHELNVDPIVKPIRQKRRKLVPDRSKAVNEEVNRLLGAGSIAEVHYPEWLANPVVVKQKNGKWRVCVDFTDLNKACPKDNYPLPNIDRLVESTAGNEMLTFMDAFSCTTKS, via the exons ATGGGAGTCGATCTCGACGACATCAAACCATCCTCCGGAACATTAACCGGCTTCAACGGATCCTCCGAAACAATACTGGGAACAATCCGCTTTCCGGTACGCGCATGTGGAGTCACTCGGACTGTCAAGTTTGCCGTCATAAGCACGAAGGCCCCTTACCACGCCATACTCGGAACCCCCTGGATACACTCAATGCTGGCCATTCCATCCACTTATCACCAGTGCGTCAAGTTCCCTGGTACGGACGGAAAAATCAAAACACTGCAAGGAGATCAAAAGGCCGCTAGGGAACTCCTAGTCGCCACAGTTAAACTCCAACGATTGTCTTTATCGGTTAACTCCGTCACTCCTCCAACCTATAAAGTCTGCTCCCACGAAGGCAAAATTCTCGAGTTACCTATTGACGATGCCGATCCAAGCCGGACCGCAAGGGTTG ACATGAAAGGAATTGATCCGGCCATAACAACTCACGAACTAAACGTCGATCCGATAGTCAAGCCTATCCGACAGAAGCGACGCAAGCTCGTTCCAGATAGGTCAAAGGCTGTAAACGAAGAGGTCAACCGGTTGCTCGGCGCTGGTTCAATTGCTGAGGTGCACTACCCTGAGTGGTTAGCAAATCCAGTAGTCGTCAAACAGAAGAACGGGAAGTGGCGCGTCTGCGTCGACTTCACAGACTTGAATAAAGCCTGCCCAAAGGACAACTATCCTCTTCCCAACATCGACCGTTTAGTTGAGTCCACGGCTGGAAACGAGATGCTCACCTTCATGGACGCTTTCTCTTGTACAACCAAATCATGA
- the LOC106330924 gene encoding uncharacterized protein LOC106330924 — translation MEVIGFTAETEVAFSETEMEAAEQLVQLSEDDTLSCCSGTSWSISEGGSNAKRHENVVNSESYDMVGNKQNDGIRTMHKNVTDGQSFVTAIKETNIIIRRNKKKKFRSLASIYRATNEMSYSYVI, via the exons ATGGAGGTGATTGGTTTTACGGCAGAAACAGAAGTTGCGTTTTCAGAGACGGAGATGGAAGCGGCGGAGCAGCTAGTGCAGTTGAGCGAAGATGATACGTTGAGTTGTTGCAGCGGTACAAGCTGGAGCATCAGCGAAGGCGGAAGCAATGCGAAGAGACATGAAAATGTTGTTAATTCGGAGAGTTATGATATGGTCGGAAATAAGCAAAACGACGGCATACGGACGATGCATAAGAATGTTACGGACGGACAAAGTTTTGTGACGGCAATCAAAGAAACCAACATCATCATAAGGAGAAATAAGAAAAAGAAGTTTCGGTCTCTCGCGAGTATTTACAGAGCGACGAATGAGATGAG CTATTCGTATGTGATATGA